Proteins encoded by one window of Streptomyces sp. NBC_01571:
- a CDS encoding lytic polysaccharide monooxygenase — translation MSGRRKAASLAAIGVAPLALTALAAAPASAHGSMGDPVSRVFQCYAEGPESPRSAACKAAVAAGGTQALYDWNGIRIGDANGRHQQRVPDGKLCSAGDDEFKGLDLARPDWPATAVSAGAYTFRYRVTAPHKGTFNVYLTKEGYDPSKPLAWRDLDLAHPVATQTDPAAVNGYYTFSGTLPKRSGKQLLYAVWQRSDSPEAFYSCSDVAFGGSGGSGNTGSGGGSGSSGSAGDGPGSGGTGGGVSPATSAPAPVASAPSEEQIADGADKSTVRHDHHDGTATPAAGSAASGTSGGSDASGASAASADRPETTGASEDLAETGGDSNTPYLAIGGASALALGAAALFASVRRRAVNGGRHGR, via the coding sequence ATGTCCGGTCGCCGAAAGGCCGCCAGCCTCGCCGCCATCGGTGTCGCCCCGCTCGCCCTGACCGCGCTCGCCGCCGCGCCCGCCTCGGCGCACGGTTCGATGGGAGACCCCGTCAGCCGGGTCTTCCAGTGCTACGCGGAGGGGCCCGAGAGTCCCCGGTCCGCCGCCTGCAAGGCGGCCGTCGCGGCGGGCGGCACCCAGGCGCTGTACGACTGGAACGGCATCCGGATCGGCGACGCGAACGGCCGTCACCAGCAGCGCGTTCCCGACGGGAAGCTGTGCAGCGCGGGCGACGACGAGTTCAAGGGCCTGGACCTGGCCCGCCCCGACTGGCCCGCGACGGCCGTGAGCGCCGGCGCGTACACCTTCAGGTACCGCGTGACCGCCCCGCACAAGGGCACGTTCAACGTCTATCTCACCAAGGAAGGTTACGACCCGTCGAAGCCGCTGGCCTGGAGGGATCTGGATCTGGCGCACCCGGTGGCCACGCAGACCGACCCCGCCGCGGTGAACGGCTACTACACCTTCTCCGGCACCCTGCCGAAGCGCTCCGGCAAGCAGCTCCTCTACGCGGTCTGGCAGCGCTCGGACAGTCCGGAGGCCTTCTACTCCTGCTCCGACGTCGCCTTCGGCGGAAGCGGCGGTTCGGGCAACACCGGTTCGGGCGGCGGCTCCGGCAGCAGTGGTTCCGCCGGTGATGGTCCGGGGAGCGGCGGCACGGGGGGCGGCGTCTCCCCCGCGACGAGCGCGCCCGCGCCGGTCGCCTCCGCTCCGTCCGAGGAACAGATCGCCGACGGTGCCGACAAGTCGACGGTGCGGCACGACCACCACGACGGTACGGCCACTCCGGCCGCGGGTTCCGCCGCCTCCGGCACGTCCGGCGGCTCGGACGCGTCCGGCGCCTCCGCCGCTTCGGCCGATCGGCCCGAGACGACCGGTGCCTCGGAGGACCTCGCCGAGACCGGTGGCGACTCCAACACCCCGTACCTCGCGATCGGTGGGGCGAGCGCGCTGGCGCTGGGCGCGGCGGCGCTGTTCGCCTCGGTGCGCCGCCGCGCGGTGAACGGTGGCCGGCACGGCCGCTAG
- a CDS encoding triacylglycerol lipase — protein MLPWKRLLRPLVALLLAAAVAVVPAATAHAAAPSSGWNDYSCRPSAGHPRPVVLVHGTFANSVDNWLSFAPYLVARGYCVYSLDYGQLPGVPIFNALGPIDKSAGQLQVFVDKVLAATGAAKADLVGHSQGGMMPRYYLKFLGGAAKVNTFVGIAPDNHGTTLDGLTKLLPYFPGAEDLLSAATPALADQIAGSAFLTKLNAGGDTVPGVHYTVIATRYDEVVTPYRSQFLTGSDVHNVLLQDLCPVDISEHAAIGLLDRIAFHEAANALDPAHATTTNCASVFS, from the coding sequence ATGCTGCCCTGGAAGCGCCTGCTCAGACCCCTCGTCGCACTGCTGCTGGCCGCCGCCGTCGCGGTCGTCCCCGCCGCCACCGCCCACGCCGCCGCGCCGAGCAGCGGCTGGAACGACTACTCCTGCCGCCCCTCCGCCGGCCATCCCCGCCCCGTAGTTCTCGTCCACGGCACCTTCGCGAACTCCGTGGACAACTGGCTGTCCTTCGCGCCCTACCTGGTGGCCCGCGGGTACTGCGTCTACTCGCTCGACTACGGGCAGCTCCCGGGCGTCCCGATCTTCAACGCCCTGGGCCCCATCGACAAGTCGGCCGGACAGCTCCAGGTCTTCGTCGACAAAGTGCTCGCCGCGACCGGTGCCGCCAAGGCCGATCTCGTCGGCCACTCGCAGGGCGGCATGATGCCCCGCTACTACCTCAAGTTCCTCGGCGGAGCGGCCAAGGTGAACACCTTCGTCGGCATCGCGCCCGACAACCACGGCACCACCCTCGACGGCCTCACCAAGCTGCTGCCGTACTTCCCCGGCGCCGAGGACCTGCTGTCCGCGGCCACGCCCGCGCTCGCGGACCAGATCGCCGGGTCCGCGTTCCTGACCAAGCTCAACGCCGGCGGCGACACCGTTCCGGGCGTCCACTACACGGTGATCGCCACCAGGTACGACGAGGTGGTCACTCCCTACCGCTCGCAGTTCCTCACCGGATCCGACGTCCACAACGTGCTGCTGCAGGACCTGTGCCCGGTCGACATCTCCGAGCACGCGGCGATCGGCCTCCTCGACCGGATCGCCTTCCACGAAGCGGCGAACGCCCTCGATCCCGCGCACGCCACCACCACCAACTGCGCCTCGGTGTTCAGCTGA
- a CDS encoding MarR family winged helix-turn-helix transcriptional regulator, translating to MQNSEAMALSAALLAVAGELTQRIHAGVVARGFEGLRPAHGFAFTRLAPDGATVTDLAAHLGVTKQAASQLVDELVRKGYVERHPHPDDARARLIVLTERGWACTRAAEESAAEAVRPWVELLGEGEVGVLRERLLRIAPYGPIRPAW from the coding sequence GTGCAGAACTCCGAGGCCATGGCCCTGTCCGCCGCCCTGCTCGCCGTCGCCGGTGAGCTGACGCAGCGCATCCACGCGGGTGTCGTCGCCCGCGGGTTCGAGGGGCTGCGGCCCGCGCACGGCTTCGCGTTCACACGGCTCGCTCCGGACGGCGCGACGGTCACCGACCTCGCGGCGCACCTCGGGGTCACCAAGCAGGCCGCGAGCCAGCTCGTCGACGAACTGGTGCGCAAGGGGTACGTGGAACGGCACCCGCACCCCGATGACGCGCGCGCCCGCCTGATCGTGCTGACCGAGCGCGGCTGGGCCTGCACGCGTGCCGCGGAGGAGTCGGCGGCGGAGGCCGTCCGGCCGTGGGTCGAGCTGCTCGGAGAGGGTGAAGTGGGCGTGTTGCGGGAGCGTTTGCTGCGGATCGCGCCCTACGGTCCGATCAGGCCTGCCTGGTGA
- a CDS encoding cupin domain-containing protein, translating into MPVVHPSDAVVHEIHGARFVSYATPLSGSKELCAWRGEIPAGTKAPVHTVNREEIFHLLTGELLITLDGRAERITAGDTVIINPGTAFGVENPTGRTATSWVTTSIGLRAELADGSVITPPWAN; encoded by the coding sequence ATGCCCGTCGTCCACCCGTCCGACGCCGTCGTCCACGAGATCCACGGCGCCCGTTTCGTCTCCTACGCCACCCCCCTCAGCGGCAGCAAGGAGCTGTGCGCCTGGCGGGGCGAGATCCCCGCCGGGACGAAGGCCCCTGTACACACGGTCAACCGTGAGGAGATCTTCCATCTCCTCACCGGGGAGCTGCTGATCACGCTCGACGGCCGCGCCGAGCGGATCACCGCGGGCGACACGGTGATCATCAACCCCGGCACGGCCTTCGGCGTCGAGAACCCGACCGGTCGGACCGCGACCTCCTGGGTCACCACGTCCATCGGCCTCCGGGCGGAGCTGGCCGACGGCTCGGTCATCACTCCGCCCTGGGCCAACTGA
- a CDS encoding DJ-1/PfpI family protein, with the protein MQVAVVTFDGFNELDSFIASALINRCRKEGLEAFITTPTPMVTSMNGVEVTGQRPMEFVTEADVVLIGSGVKARDVVADDRLISRLRLDPSRQLIGAQCSGALVLARLGLLGGMPVCTDVKSRPFVEACDVTVLDAPFHAEGNIATAGGCLASQYLATWVITRTLGEDAARGVLDYVAPVGENQETVERALRAVHAGEAALH; encoded by the coding sequence ATGCAGGTAGCCGTGGTCACTTTCGACGGGTTCAACGAGCTCGACAGCTTCATCGCTTCCGCACTGATCAACCGGTGCCGCAAGGAGGGCCTCGAAGCCTTCATCACCACGCCGACGCCGATGGTCACCTCGATGAACGGCGTCGAGGTGACCGGGCAACGCCCGATGGAGTTCGTGACCGAGGCCGACGTCGTGCTGATCGGCAGCGGGGTGAAGGCGCGGGACGTGGTCGCCGACGACCGGCTGATCTCCAGGCTCCGGCTCGACCCGTCGCGACAGCTGATCGGGGCACAGTGCTCCGGCGCGCTGGTGCTGGCCCGGCTCGGGTTGCTGGGTGGCATGCCGGTGTGCACGGACGTGAAGAGCCGGCCCTTCGTCGAGGCGTGCGACGTCACCGTGCTGGACGCTCCGTTCCACGCCGAGGGCAACATCGCCACGGCGGGTGGCTGCCTGGCGTCCCAGTATCTGGCCACGTGGGTGATCACCCGCACGCTCGGGGAGGACGCCGCGCGCGGTGTCCTCGACTACGTGGCTCCGGTCGGCGAGAACCAGGAGACGGTCGAACGCGCCCTGCGCGCCGTCCACGCGGGCGAGGCCGCACTGCACTGA
- a CDS encoding ImpB/MucB/SamB family protein gives MNGMNPTSRATARQRHIAHLHLHASLTEDRYADIIELVSGITPHVQPVPPDAVQLDLTSALRYFDLSPYDVVQLAKIRLKALYDIDSSAGLANNRMLAAMAADASAPGDTTWIRDGQAAAWLGPRPVTALPGIGRATADTLNGYGLHTIGQVADIPAATLQRLLGAGSARLLAERARGRDPRPVTPTAPAAYLTADLVLDRDCLDPAQHHRAVLGLADRIGQRLRAERQVAGRVTLTVRYADRSSTTRSRTSTEPTNHSPALATTALGLLTALGLQRARVRAFALRADDLLPAGGAYRQLSLDPGDTRARATEAAADRARRRFGAEAVRPATLATASTRRTSTHQ, from the coding sequence ATGAACGGGATGAACCCGACAAGCAGGGCGACCGCCCGTCAGCGGCACATCGCCCACCTCCACCTGCACGCCTCACTGACCGAGGATCGGTATGCCGACATAATCGAACTGGTGTCCGGAATCACGCCGCACGTCCAGCCCGTTCCGCCCGACGCCGTCCAGCTCGACCTGACATCGGCGCTCCGGTACTTCGATCTGTCCCCCTACGACGTGGTCCAGCTGGCGAAGATCAGGCTGAAGGCCCTCTACGACATCGACAGCAGCGCCGGCCTGGCGAACAACCGGATGCTGGCGGCCATGGCGGCCGACGCGTCCGCACCGGGTGACACCACCTGGATCCGTGACGGGCAGGCCGCGGCCTGGCTGGGCCCCCGCCCGGTCACCGCGCTGCCAGGGATCGGCCGCGCCACGGCGGACACGCTCAACGGATACGGACTGCACACCATCGGCCAGGTCGCCGACATCCCCGCGGCGACCCTGCAGCGGCTGCTCGGAGCCGGCTCGGCCCGACTGCTGGCCGAACGTGCCCGCGGACGTGATCCCCGCCCGGTCACCCCGACGGCACCAGCGGCCTACCTGACAGCCGACCTCGTGCTCGACCGGGACTGCCTCGATCCGGCGCAACATCACCGAGCCGTCCTGGGACTCGCCGACCGGATCGGTCAGCGCCTGCGCGCCGAACGCCAGGTCGCCGGCCGGGTCACTCTCACGGTGCGGTACGCCGACCGCAGTTCCACCACGCGCTCACGTACGTCGACGGAACCCACCAACCACTCACCGGCTCTCGCCACGACCGCCCTGGGCCTGTTGACCGCCCTGGGGCTGCAGCGAGCGCGAGTCCGCGCCTTCGCGCTCCGCGCCGACGACCTGCTGCCGGCCGGTGGCGCCTACCGCCAGCTCTCCTTGGACCCGGGTGACACCCGGGCCCGCGCCACCGAGGCCGCCGCGGACCGGGCCCGCCGCCGTTTCGGGGCGGAAGCGGTACGGCCTGCCACCCTGGCCACCGCTTCCACCCGCAGAACCTCGACCCATCAATAG
- a CDS encoding DNA polymerase III subunit alpha: protein MAGFAHLHVASGYSIRYGAAHPEQLVRRAAERGMTALALTDRDTVTGAVRFARACAEAGVRPVFGVDLAVEALAPPPPAQRHRTPARGGAHVIEPSLRFVLLAQNRAGWARLCRITSAAHAGAGSGTPPVVPWEALREHGGPGLTVLLGPLSEPVRALAVGREDVAMKLLAPWKEIFGREVRLEVVAQKRFGTGPGSLRLAARTLTLADRTRTTAVLSNAVRYADPDQHRLADVLDAARLLRPIDRRRLDSGQRWLKDERAMTVVARMVAECAGADVRRARRLMADTADTAATCTIDPRADLGLGVPHFPEPSIFGAEPGARGAAELLRRQCEAGLARRGLDHDRAVLDRLDEELDVISRLNYDSYFLAVGQVVADIRAKGIRVAARGSGAGSMVCHALDIATANPLDHRLLFERFLSVRRASLPDIDIDVESARRLECYDVIFERFGKERVAVTAMPETYRARRALRDTGLALGIAPADVDRIAKSFPHLRAADITGALAELPELRRLAADAHRYGPLWELAEGLDSLVHGMAMHPCGVVISDATLLDRLPVQPTPQGDYPMAMAAKEEVEALGNIKLDVLGVRMLSSMAHAVTEIERTTGNRIELDDPRQVPLDDVFAFKLIQESQTLGLFQLESPGQQDLLSRLQPRDPQDVIADISLFRPGPVAGGMPERYIAARHGGTPAYAHPDLEPVLADTYGVTIWHEQIIETLSVMTGCDRALAEIARRALGDKERLPKIKDWFHGLARARGYSAAVRDEVWKTVEAFGAYGFCRAHAVAFAVPALQSAWLKAHYPAFLLAGLLEHDPGMWPKRVLVSDARRRGVPILPVDINHSKVKHTVEKADGDQWGVRLALSAVHGISEDECARIEEGQPYGSLSDFWQRARPGRPVAERLAGIGALDCLHDGRLTRRDLLLQIAELHRQSRNRTAGSGQLPIDTGAVGGAEPSGLPEMTGREALSAELSTLGIDVSRHLMEHHHRLLREIGATDAAHLAGLRAGQQVLVAGVRASTQTPPIASGKRVIFVTLEDGSGLVDLAFFEDSHPACAYTVFHSGLLLVRGTVQVRGTRRTVVGTMAWDLDEIAAARRDNGPEAALALLGAGHPHPTPAQPVRGRPQPVPAPPRRTLANGTTGARLHPYADLQPAGTRSADLKKFGHRSPGSAG from the coding sequence ATGGCGGGCTTCGCCCATCTGCACGTCGCGTCCGGTTACTCCATCCGCTACGGCGCCGCCCATCCCGAGCAGCTCGTCCGGCGGGCGGCCGAGCGAGGCATGACGGCGCTCGCGCTCACCGACCGGGACACGGTCACCGGCGCCGTCCGGTTCGCTCGGGCCTGCGCCGAAGCGGGGGTGCGGCCGGTCTTCGGTGTCGACCTGGCGGTGGAGGCCCTGGCGCCCCCGCCACCCGCTCAGCGCCACCGCACTCCGGCGCGCGGCGGCGCCCACGTGATCGAACCGTCTCTGCGGTTCGTGCTGCTCGCGCAGAACCGGGCCGGATGGGCGCGGCTGTGCCGCATCACCTCGGCCGCCCATGCCGGTGCCGGGTCCGGCACGCCGCCGGTGGTGCCATGGGAGGCGCTGCGCGAGCACGGCGGCCCCGGACTGACGGTGCTGCTCGGGCCGCTCTCGGAGCCGGTCCGGGCGCTGGCGGTGGGCAGGGAGGACGTCGCGATGAAGCTGCTGGCGCCCTGGAAGGAGATCTTCGGGAGGGAGGTCCGATTGGAAGTCGTTGCGCAGAAACGTTTCGGCACGGGTCCGGGATCGCTGCGCCTGGCCGCCCGCACCCTCACCCTGGCCGACCGCACCCGTACCACCGCCGTGCTCTCCAACGCCGTCCGCTACGCCGACCCCGACCAGCACCGCCTCGCCGACGTCCTGGACGCGGCCCGGCTGCTGCGGCCGATCGACCGGCGCCGCCTGGACAGCGGGCAGCGCTGGCTCAAGGACGAGCGGGCGATGACGGTCGTCGCGCGCATGGTCGCCGAATGCGCCGGAGCGGACGTCCGGCGGGCCCGCCGGCTGATGGCGGACACCGCCGACACCGCGGCCACGTGCACCATCGATCCCCGAGCGGATCTCGGGCTGGGCGTCCCGCACTTCCCGGAGCCGTCGATCTTCGGCGCCGAACCCGGCGCGCGAGGAGCCGCTGAACTGCTGCGCAGGCAGTGCGAGGCCGGCCTGGCCCGGCGGGGCCTCGACCACGACCGGGCGGTGCTCGACCGGCTGGACGAGGAGCTCGACGTGATCTCCCGGCTGAACTACGACTCGTACTTCCTCGCCGTCGGCCAGGTCGTGGCCGACATCCGGGCCAAGGGCATCCGGGTCGCGGCCCGCGGCTCGGGCGCCGGGTCGATGGTCTGCCACGCGCTGGACATCGCGACGGCCAACCCGCTCGACCACCGCCTGCTGTTCGAACGCTTCCTCAGTGTGCGCAGGGCCTCCCTGCCCGACATCGACATCGACGTGGAGTCCGCCCGTCGGCTGGAGTGCTACGACGTGATCTTCGAACGGTTCGGCAAGGAACGGGTGGCGGTCACCGCCATGCCCGAGACCTACCGGGCACGCCGGGCCCTGCGGGACACCGGCCTCGCCCTCGGGATCGCGCCCGCGGACGTCGACCGGATCGCCAAGAGCTTCCCGCACCTGCGGGCCGCGGACATCACCGGTGCGCTCGCCGAACTGCCCGAACTGCGCCGGCTGGCGGCGGATGCGCACCGCTACGGGCCTCTGTGGGAGCTCGCGGAAGGCCTCGACTCCCTGGTCCACGGCATGGCCATGCACCCCTGCGGCGTGGTCATCAGCGACGCGACGCTACTGGACCGCCTGCCCGTACAACCCACCCCCCAGGGCGACTACCCGATGGCGATGGCGGCCAAGGAGGAGGTCGAGGCGCTGGGCAATATCAAACTGGACGTCCTGGGCGTCCGGATGCTGTCCTCGATGGCCCACGCCGTCACCGAGATCGAACGGACCACCGGTAACCGCATCGAGCTGGACGACCCGCGGCAGGTGCCCCTCGACGACGTCTTCGCGTTCAAGCTCATCCAGGAGAGCCAGACGCTGGGCCTGTTCCAGCTGGAGTCACCCGGCCAGCAGGACCTGCTGTCCCGCCTCCAGCCCCGTGATCCGCAGGACGTCATCGCCGACATCAGCCTCTTCCGTCCCGGACCGGTCGCCGGCGGCATGCCCGAGCGCTACATCGCCGCCCGCCACGGCGGCACGCCGGCCTACGCCCACCCGGACCTGGAGCCGGTGCTCGCCGACACCTACGGCGTGACCATCTGGCACGAGCAGATCATCGAGACGCTGTCGGTGATGACCGGCTGCGACCGCGCGCTGGCCGAGATCGCCCGGCGGGCGCTCGGCGACAAGGAGCGGCTGCCGAAGATCAAGGACTGGTTCCACGGTCTGGCACGCGCACGCGGATACAGTGCGGCCGTCCGGGACGAGGTCTGGAAGACCGTCGAGGCCTTCGGCGCGTACGGCTTCTGCCGCGCCCACGCGGTCGCCTTCGCCGTACCCGCCCTGCAGAGTGCCTGGCTCAAGGCCCACTATCCGGCGTTCCTGCTGGCCGGTCTGCTCGAACACGACCCCGGCATGTGGCCCAAGCGCGTCCTGGTCTCCGACGCCCGCCGGCGCGGTGTGCCGATCCTGCCCGTCGACATCAACCACTCCAAGGTGAAGCACACCGTGGAGAAGGCAGACGGAGATCAGTGGGGCGTACGGCTCGCGCTGTCCGCGGTGCACGGCATCAGCGAGGACGAGTGCGCGCGGATCGAGGAGGGCCAGCCGTACGGATCCCTGTCGGACTTCTGGCAGCGGGCCCGTCCCGGCAGACCCGTCGCCGAACGCCTCGCCGGGATCGGCGCCCTTGACTGCCTGCACGACGGCCGCCTCACGCGCCGCGACCTGCTGCTGCAGATCGCCGAACTCCACCGGCAGTCCCGTAACCGGACCGCGGGCTCGGGCCAACTGCCCATCGACACGGGCGCGGTCGGGGGAGCGGAGCCGAGCGGCCTGCCGGAGATGACGGGACGCGAGGCCCTGAGCGCCGAGTTGAGCACCCTCGGCATCGACGTCTCCAGGCATCTGATGGAGCATCACCACCGGCTGCTGCGGGAGATCGGCGCGACCGACGCGGCGCACCTGGCCGGGCTGCGCGCCGGTCAGCAGGTCCTGGTCGCCGGCGTCCGCGCCTCCACCCAGACCCCGCCGATCGCCAGCGGCAAGCGTGTCATCTTCGTCACCCTGGAGGACGGCTCCGGCCTGGTCGACCTGGCGTTCTTCGAGGACTCCCACCCCGCCTGCGCGTACACCGTCTTCCACAGCGGGCTGCTGCTGGTGCGCGGCACGGTCCAGGTGCGCGGCACCCGCCGTACCGTCGTCGGCACCATGGCCTGGGACCTGGACGAGATCGCCGCCGCCCGCCGCGACAACGGACCCGAGGCCGCACTCGCCCTCCTCGGCGCCGGCCATCCGCACCCGACCCCCGCCCAGCCGGTCCGGGGGCGGCCGCAGCCGGTGCCCGCCCCGCCGCGGCGCACCTTGGCGAACGGCACCACGGGCGCTCGGCTGCACCCGTACGCCGACCTGCAGCCCGCCGGCACCCGCTCGGCCGACCTGAAGAAGTTCGGCCACCGAAGCCCCGGGAGTGCGGGATGA
- a CDS encoding S1 family peptidase, producing the protein MKHRRIPARRAVMAGAGIAALVAAGATFQTANASETAKAPAPHTLSIAAAGKLASTLGEDLGADAAGTYYDAKSRHLVVNVLDETAAKAVTSAGARARVVENSLAELKSARTTLKSDATIPGTSWATDPQTNKVVVTADRTVSKAEWAKLAEVVDSLGSKAELQRTKGEFKPFIAGGDAITGSGGRCSLGFNVVKGGQPYFITAGHCTEAISTWSDSSGNQIGTNEQSSFPDNDFGLVKYTASTEHPSAVDLYNGSSQPITKAAEATVGEKVTRSGSTTQVHSGTVTGLDATVNYGNGDIVNGLIQTDVCAEPGDSGGSLFDGDSAIGLTSGGSGDCTSGGETFFQPVTEALSAFGAQIG; encoded by the coding sequence TTGAAGCACCGACGCATACCCGCGAGGCGTGCCGTCATGGCGGGTGCGGGCATCGCCGCACTCGTCGCAGCCGGAGCCACTTTCCAGACTGCGAACGCGAGCGAGACGGCGAAGGCCCCCGCACCGCACACGCTGTCGATCGCGGCGGCCGGAAAGCTCGCCTCGACCCTCGGCGAGGATCTCGGCGCCGACGCGGCGGGAACGTATTACGACGCGAAGTCCCGGCACCTCGTCGTCAACGTGCTCGACGAGACCGCGGCCAAGGCCGTGACGTCGGCCGGCGCCCGGGCCAGAGTCGTCGAGAACTCCCTCGCCGAGCTCAAGAGCGCCCGTACGACGCTCAAGAGCGACGCGACCATCCCGGGCACGTCCTGGGCGACCGACCCGCAGACCAACAAGGTCGTCGTCACCGCGGACCGTACGGTCTCCAAGGCCGAATGGGCCAAGCTGGCCGAGGTCGTCGACTCACTCGGATCCAAGGCCGAACTCCAGCGGACCAAGGGGGAGTTCAAGCCCTTCATCGCGGGCGGTGACGCCATCACCGGCTCCGGCGGCCGCTGCTCGCTCGGCTTCAACGTCGTGAAGGGCGGCCAGCCGTACTTCATCACCGCCGGCCACTGCACCGAGGCGATCTCCACCTGGTCGGACTCCAGCGGCAACCAGATCGGCACGAACGAGCAGTCCAGCTTCCCGGACAACGACTTCGGTCTGGTCAAGTACACCGCGAGCACCGAGCACCCGAGCGCCGTCGACCTCTACAACGGTTCCTCGCAGCCCATCACCAAGGCGGCCGAGGCGACCGTCGGCGAGAAGGTCACCCGCAGCGGTTCGACGACCCAGGTGCACAGCGGCACGGTCACCGGCCTGGACGCCACCGTGAACTACGGCAACGGGGACATCGTCAACGGGCTCATCCAGACCGATGTCTGCGCCGAGCCCGGTGACAGCGGCGGTTCGCTCTTCGACGGCGACAGCGCCATCGGCCTCACTTCCGGCGGCAGCGGCGACTGCACCTCGGGCGGCGAGACCTTCTTCCAGCCGGTCACCGAGGCGCTCTCGGCGTTCGGCGCCCAGATCGGCTGA
- a CDS encoding slipin family protein, whose translation MVEELVAAGVSVASVGLVYVMAGARVVKQYERGVVLRLGRLRSEVRGPGFTMVVPFVDKLRKVNMQIVTMPVPAQEGITRDNVTVRVDAVVYFKVVDAADAIIQVEDYQFAVSQMAQTSLRSIIGKSDLDDLLSNREKLNQGLELMIDSPAMGWGVQIDRVEIKDVSLPETMKRSMARQAEADRERRARVINADAELQASKKLAEAAGVMSEQPAALQLRLLQTVVAVAAEKNSTLVLPFPVELLRFLERAQQPAAPEPAAPAPVAPAQGPAPVPVAPASASASRPEPIAPEPIAPDPIAPEPAPPAAQQSVREQPQLPETLLEEGPERANSRQD comes from the coding sequence ATGGTCGAGGAACTGGTGGCGGCGGGAGTCTCCGTCGCGTCGGTGGGCCTGGTCTATGTGATGGCCGGGGCCCGCGTGGTCAAACAGTACGAACGCGGAGTGGTGTTGCGCCTGGGCCGGCTGCGCTCGGAGGTGCGTGGACCCGGGTTCACGATGGTCGTGCCCTTCGTCGACAAGCTGCGCAAGGTCAATATGCAGATCGTCACGATGCCGGTGCCCGCGCAGGAGGGCATCACCCGGGACAACGTCACGGTGCGGGTGGACGCGGTCGTCTACTTCAAGGTGGTGGACGCGGCCGACGCGATCATCCAGGTGGAGGACTACCAGTTCGCGGTGTCGCAGATGGCGCAGACCTCGCTGCGTTCGATCATCGGCAAGAGCGACCTCGACGACCTGCTCTCCAACCGCGAGAAGCTCAACCAGGGCCTGGAGCTGATGATCGACAGCCCGGCCATGGGCTGGGGCGTGCAGATCGACCGGGTGGAGATCAAGGACGTGTCGCTGCCGGAGACGATGAAGCGGTCGATGGCCCGGCAGGCCGAGGCCGACCGCGAGCGGCGGGCCCGGGTCATCAACGCGGACGCGGAACTGCAGGCGTCGAAGAAGCTGGCGGAGGCCGCCGGGGTGATGTCCGAGCAGCCGGCCGCGTTGCAGCTGAGGCTGCTGCAGACGGTGGTGGCGGTGGCGGCGGAGAAGAACTCCACGCTCGTCCTGCCCTTCCCCGTCGAACTGCTGCGGTTCCTGGAGCGGGCCCAGCAGCCGGCCGCACCGGAACCGGCCGCACCGGCGCCGGTCGCCCCGGCACAGGGACCCGCACCGGTTCCGGTCGCACCGGCATCGGCATCGGCATCGCGACCGGAACCGATCGCACCGGAACCGATCGCACCCGATCCGATCGCACCGGAACCGGCGCCTCCCGCCGCCCAGCAATCGGTGCGGGAGCAACCGCAGCTTCCCGAAACCCTCTTGGAAGAGGGTCCCGAGAGGGCGAATTCAAGACAGGACTAG